A portion of the Meriones unguiculatus strain TT.TT164.6M chromosome 11, Bangor_MerUng_6.1, whole genome shotgun sequence genome contains these proteins:
- the LOC110549999 gene encoding putative olfactory receptor 2W6, whose amino-acid sequence MGRNNDSYPQAFILVGFSDRPRLEMILFAFVLVFYVFTLMGNSAIILLSVIDPRLHTPMYFFLGKLSFLDLCFTTSIVPQLLWNLWGPDKSITYHGCVAQLYIYMVLGSTECVLLAVMSYDRYVAVCRPLHYTVVMHPRLCLRLVSAAWCCGFLNSFVMCPQTMQLSRCGHRRVDHFLCEMPALIAMSCEDATLVEACAFVLGVVLLLVPLSLILLSYGMIAATVLRIKSRAGRRKAFNTCSSHLIVVSLFYGTIIYMYLQPANSYSQDQGKFLTLFYTIVTPSVNPLIYTLRNKDVKGAARKLLGWEKNSGES is encoded by the coding sequence ATGGGAAGGAACAATGACAGCTACCCACAGGCCTTCATCCTGGTGGGCTTTTCCGATCGGCCTAGACTGGAGATGATTCTCTTCGCTTTTGTCTTAGTCTTTTATGTCTTCACGCTGATGGGCAACAGTGCGATCATCCTCTTGTCAGTCATAGACCCCAGGCTCCACACGCCCATGTATTTCTTTCTCGGGAAGCTGTCTTTCCTGGATCTTTGCTTTACCACAAGCATCGTCCCCCAGCTACTGTGGAACCTCTGGGGGCCGGACAAGAGCATCACCTACCATGGCTGCGTAGCTCAGCTCTACATCTATATGGTGCTGGGCTCCACCGAGTGTGTCCTCTTGGCCGTCATgtcctatgaccgctatgtggctgTCTGCCGGCCCCTGCACTACACAGTAGTCATGCACCCACGCCTCTGCCTGCGGCTGGTGAGTGCCGCCTGGTGCTGCGGCTTCCTGAACTCCTTTGTCATGTGTCCTCAGACGATGCAGCTCTCCCGGTGTGGGCATCGGAGGGTGGACCACTTTCTCTGTGAGATGCCTGCCCTGATTGCCATGTCCTGTGAAGACGCCACGCTCGTGGAGGCTTGTGCCTTTGTCCtgggggtggtcctcctcctggtgcccctctccctcatccttctCTCTTACGGCATGATTGCTGCCACTGTGCTGAGGATAAAATCAAGAGCAGGGCGCAGGAAGGCCTTCAACACCTGCTCTTCGCACCTGATCGTGGTCTCCCTCTTCTACGGGACCATTATCTACATGTACTTGCAGCCGGCCAACAGCTACTCCCAAGATCAGGGCAAATTTCTCACTCTGTTCTACACCATCGTCACACCCAGTGTCAACCCCCTCATCTATACTCTGAGGAACAAGGATGTGAAGGGGGCGGCGAGGAAACTGCTGGGGTGGGAGAAAAATTCTGGAGAATCTTAA